The region CGTCGCGATCGACTGAATAAGTACTCTAACTGTCGCGCTACCGAGAAAGAAATTTCGCGTTAGCGGCCTTCGTAACGGGAAATTACGGTAACAACCCAGTGGTAAAATCCGCTTGGAATCGCCGCAGAAGAGCCAAAGAAGTCATATGCACCCCGCACATACCCGCTCGTAGATGTCCCACCAGAACGCTGGCGAAAGCAACTTCGCCGCGATGACGAACGCCTGGTCGGCGATGACGCGTGGGTTCCTACGGACCGCGACCGCCGCGAACCGTGCGGCCGCTTCCGCGATGCGCTCTCCGATCGATGCGGCCAACGGCGCGGAAGATGACAGAGTCGCGCCGTCGGTTCCCTCGATCAACTACTCGGATCTCAACTGGCAGTTCGACCGCACCGTCGACGATCCCGATCACATCTCCGTCGGCGATACCGTCACCTTCGAGAAGGCGCTGACCGACGAGGACGTCCGCGCCTTCGCCGCAGTCAGCGGCGATACGAACCGACTCCACCTCGACGAAGCGTTCGCGGGCGAGACCCGCTTCAGCGAGCGCATCGTCCACGGGACGCTCGTCTCCGGACTCATCAGCGCCGCCCTCGCCAGGCTCCCCGGGCTCACGATCTACCTCTCTCAGGACCTGGAGTTCAGCGGCCCCGTCGGCATCGGCGACCGCGTCTCGGCCCGCGTCGAAATCGTCGAGGACCTCGGGAACGACCAGTATCGACTCGAGACGGTCGTGCGCAACGAGGACGACGACGCGACCGTGATCGACGGCGAGGCGGTCGTGCTGATCGACGACCTGCCCGCCGACGCGGACTAGACGAGCCGATCAGCAGCGAGTTCCGGGACGGGCCGGGTTGCGGTTAGCGCCGGTCGTCGGGCGCCGGACGCCGGTCGAATCGATGTGAGATCGATCGAGCAGATTCGCGCTCCGAGCCGGCGCCGCCGGCCCACGACGGCCGCTTTTTTCGCCTCCGAATCAGTACAACGGTGCTAAGTACCTCCTCGCGGAACGGAGGGATATGACGCTCTTTGGGACCGCAGGAATCCGCGGCCCGGTCGAGGAGGTATCGCCCTCGCTCGCGCTCGCCGTCGGCCAGGCCGCCGGCGACCCCGGGGAAACGTTCGTGGTCGGCCGCGACGGTCGGGAGACCGGCTCGGCGCTCGCGGCGGCGATGGAGGCAGGCCTCGAAAGCGCCGGCGCCGACGTCCGACGCGTCGGCCAGGTGCCCACGCCCGCGCTCGCGTTCGCTTCACAGGGACGACGAGGCGTGATGCTCACCGCGAGCCACAACCCGCCCGAGGACAACGGGATCAAACTGTTCGACGACGGCGTCGAGTACGACAGCGACGCCGAAGGAACCATCGACGACCGCGTCGCGAGCGACGACCCCGGGCTCGCCCGCTGGGACGAGTGGGGCGACGCCGAGCGGCTCTCGGTGCTCGACCGATACCGCGACGCCGTCGTCGAGTACGTTCGCGATCGCTTCGGCGGTCGTGACGGGGACGATGCAACCGCGGACGCCCCCCTCGCCGGCCTCCGAATCGGCGTCGACTGCGGGAACGGCATGGGCGCGGTCGCGACGCCTCAGGTCCTCGAACGCCTCGGCGCGACGGTCGTCGCGATCAACGCCACCGTCGACGGCCACTTCCCCGGCCGCGAGAGCAAGCCCACCCCCGAGACGCTGTCGGACTTCTCGGCGTTCCTCGCCGACGGCGCGTTCGACCTCGGCCTGGCCCACGACGGCGACGCCGATCGCCTGGTCGTCCTCGGTCCCGACGGCGACGTGATCCACGAGGACACGGTCCTCGCGGTCGTCGCGGCCCGATACGCGGCCGACAGCGACGCCGACGACCCGGTCGTCGTCACCACGCCCAACGCCTCGGCGCGCATCGACGAGCGGGTTCGCGCGGCCGGCGGCCGGGTCGAGCGCGTCCGGTTAGGATCGCTCCACGAGGGGATCGCGCGCGAGCGGGCCGCCGGGGACGAGGCCACCGAGATCGTCTTCGCGGCCGAGCCCTGGAAACACATTCACACCGCCTTCGGCGGCTGGATCGACGGCGTCGCGAGCGCCGCGGTCGTCGCCGCGCTGGTCGCCGAGGCCGGCGACACCGCGGCGCTTCGCGAACCGGTCACCGAACGCCCCTATCGGAAGGTCAGCGTCGAGTGTCCGGACCGGGCTAAGACGGACGTCATGGCCGCTCTCGAGACCGACCTGCCGTCGGCGTTCCCCGAGGCTGCCGTCGACACCGACTACGGCGTCCGCCTCGAGTTCGAGGACGCGTCGTGGCTGCTGGTCCGGCCCAGCGGGACGGAACCGTACGTGCGCCTCTACGCCGAGAGCGATTCAGTCGACGACCTGGTCGCAGAGGCACGGGCGGTCATCGAGGGAGCCGTCGCGGACGCGACGTAAGAGCGACAACAACGCCGCGGCGCTCGGGCCGAAATCGACGGACAGAGCGTACTGGACAGGCGTCGATTCGTCGCTCACCCGCTCGAAAACGGAACAGTTTACTGGTCTGATCCTTCAGATCCGTCGATTTCGACGGGTATAAACCGGATGTTTGCGCTAGTCCGCTCCATGGCACGAGATCGACGACAGTTTCTTACAGGTGCGGGTGCGGTCGGACTCGCAGGCATTGCTGGCTGTGTCGGTGGGTTCGGCGACGAGGGGGACGCCGACGTCCAGGTCGGAATGGTGTACGCGACCGGCGGCCTCGGCGACGACTCGTTCAACGACATGGCAAAGCAGGGCATCGAAGAGGCTTCCAACGAGTTCAGCCTCGCGTTCGACGAGACCGAACCGAGTTCCGAGGGCGAGTTCGCCGGCGCACAGCGGGACTACGCGGAGTCCGGCGAGTACGATCTGATCTGCTGTATCGGCTACGCGCAGGTCGAAGCCCTCTCGGAGAACGCGCCGGAGTATCCGGACCAGAACTTCATTATCGTCGACGAGACCGTCGAGGAGGACAACGTCCGGAGTTACCTGTTCGGCGAGCCCGAGGGCTCGTTCCAGGTCGGTCACCTGGCCGGCCTGCTGACCGACGAGGAGTTCGCGGCCGGGGCCGGCGAGACGAATCCGAACGAGAGCGTCGTCGGCTTCGTCGGCGGTACCGAATCGCCGCTGATCGAGTCGTTCGAGGCCGGCTTCCGTGCGGGCGTCGAGTACGCGGACACCGGCGCCGAGGTCGCCTCGACGTACGTCGGCGAGTTCAACAACACCGCCGGCGGACAGGAGGCCGCCCGGTCGCTGTACCAGAACCGGGGCGCCGACATCATCTTCCACGCGGCCGGCCGGACCGGGATCGGCGTCTTCCAGGCGGCGCAGGAAGAGGGCCGGTTCGCGATCGGCGTCGACGACGACCAGTCCGAGTCCAACCCGGGCTACGCCGACGTCATCCTCGCGAGCATGGTCAAGCGCGTCGACACCGCGATCTACTCCGCCGCCGAGGCCGTCGTCAACGACGAGTTCGCGGGCGGCGAAACCGAGACCCTCGGCCTCGAACAGGACGGCGTCGGCGCCGAGTACGGCGCCGAGATCGGCGGCGAGATCCCCGAGGAGATCAAATCTCAACTCGAGGAGTCCGAGCAAGCGATCATCGACGGCGAGATCGACGTCCCGAACGAACCGTAATCGCATGACGGAGCCGGGAATGGGAACGACTGACGGGACGGGACCGACCGAGGGGACGGGGGTGCGCGCCGCCGATCAGCGAACCACCGGCAGCGACCTCGCCATCCACCTCGACGGCATCACGAAGCGATTCCCCGGCGTCGTCGCCAACGACGACGTCGATCTGCGGGTTGAGCGGGGCACCGTCCACGCCCTGCTCGGCGAGAACGGGGCCGGGAAGACGACCCTGATGAACGTCCTCTACGGGCTCTACCAGCCCGAAGAAGGACGGGTCGTCGTCGACGGACAGGAGCGATCGTTCGACTCGCCGCGAGACGCCATCGACGCCGGCATCGGGATGATCCACCAGCACTTCATGCTGGTTGATCCGATGACGGTCGCCGAGAACATCGCCCTGGGCAACGAGCCGACGAAGTGGTTCGGCATGGCCGTCGACCGCGACCGGATCGACCGCGAGGTCCGGGATCTCTGCGATCGGTACGGGTTCGACGTCGATCCACAGACGACCGTCGAGGATCTGAGCGTCGGCGTCCAACAGCGCGTCGAAATTCTCAAGGCGCTGTTCCGGGGCGCGGACGTGCTCATCCTCGACGAGCCGACCGCCGTCCTCACGCCCCAAGAGGTCGAGGACCTCTACGACGTCCTCGACGAACTCACCGCGCAGGGGAAGACGATCATCTTCATCACGCACAAGTTAGAGGAGGCGACCCACGCCGCCGACGCGATCACCGTCCTTCGGGATGGCAAGTCCGTCGGCACGGTCGACCCCGAGCGCACGAACCGAGAAGACCTGGCCGAGCGCATGGTCGGCCGGGAAGTACTGCTGGAGGCCGAATCCGACCCGGTCGAGACGGGCGACGTCGTCCTCTCGACGGAGAACGTGTCCGTCGAGGACGCCCGCGGGGTCGAGGTCGTCTCCGGTATCGACCTCGACGTCCGCGCCGGCGAAATCGTCGGCATCGCGGGCGTCGACGGCAACGGCCAGGCGGAACTGATCGAGGCGATCACCGGCCTTCGGACGCCCGACGAGGGCACGGTTTCCTACGAGGGCGCGAACGTCACCGACTGGTCGCGCCGCCGGCGGATCGAGAACGGGATGGCGTACATCCCCGAGGACCGCCACGAGCGCGGCCTGGTCATGTCCTTCGACCTCGTCGAAAACGGCGTTCTCGGGAGCCAGCGGTCGCCGGAGTTCGCAAGCGGCGGGCGCATCGACTGGCCAGGCGTCCGCGGCCACGCCGAGGAGATCATCGAGACCTACGACGTCCGGCCGCCGAACGCCGACGCCGACGCCCGCTCGTTCTCCGGCGGGAACCAACAGAAGTTCATCGTCGGCCGCGAGTTCGAGCGCGACCCCTCGCTGGTCGTCGCGACCCACCCCACCCGCGGGGTCGACATCGGCTCGACGGAGTTCATCCACGACCGGCTGCTCGACCTCCGCCAACAGGGGGTCGCGGTCCTGCTGGTCTCCTCGAATCTCGACGAAGTCCGCTCGCTCTCGGACCGCCTGGCGGTCATCTACGAGGGCGAGTTCATCGACGTCACCGACCCCGAAACGGTCACCGAGGAGGAGCTGGGGCTGCTCATGGCCGGCCAGCGGCCGGGAGTTGACGGTACCGGTACCGGCGCCGACGCCGACGCTACCACCGGAACCGGTGACGCCGCCGGGACCGGAAACGGAGGTGAACTGCGATGAGCGCGGCGAAAGACCGGCTCGATCGGCTCCTCGAACGCCTGATCCAGGCGTCGGTCCTCGAACGCGTCGTCATCAGCGTCGCGGCGCTGTTCGCCGCCGTCCTCATCGGCGGCGTGCTGGTGTTCATCTCCGGCGGCTTCGCCTCCTGCCGGTCCGGCCTCGACGTGGCCGGGATGACGTTCTGTTACAACCCAATGCAGGTCTACTACGAGCTGTTCCTCGGGGCGCTGGGCCACCCGCTCGACGGCGGCTGGAGCCCCGTGAACTACAGGCTCGCGACGACGCTCCGAGAGGCGACGCTGCTGATCTTCGCGGGGCTGTCGGTCGCGGTCGCGTTCCGCGCCGGCCTGCTCAACATCGGGACGCAGGGCCAACTGGTCGTCGGCGGGCTCGCGACGGCCGTCACGGTCGTCTACGCCGCGTCGATCGTCCCCGGCGGCTTCGTCGGGACGGTCGTCCTCATCCCGCTCGGCGTGCTCGCGGGTGCGATCGCCGGCGGGCTCTACGGCGCGCTTCCGGGCGTCCTGAAGGCCTACGCCGACGCCAACGAGGTTATCACGACGATCATGCTCAACTTCGTCGCGGCCGGCGTCACGTCGACCATGCTCTCTCGGTGGTTCCAGGATCCCGACAGCACCAACCCGCGGACCGAGCCGGTCCCCGAGTACGCCGAGATCCCGAGCATCGGCTTCCAGGCGGGCTTCTCGGTGCTCGCGCTCGCGTTCGCCGTCGCGCTCATGCTCGGAATCGCCTGGCTGCTCGCGCGAACCTCGTTCGGGTACGAACTCCGGACGAGCGGCATCCAGCCGGCGGCGGCAGCCTACGGCGGTGTCGACGAGAAGCGGATGACCGTCGCCAGCATGACCCTCTCGGGGGCGCTGGGCGGCGTCGCCGGCGCCTTCTGGGTCCTGATGGTCCACGGCAGCTGGCTCGAGAACGTGCCGTCGATCGGTTTCGACGGGATCGCAGTCTCGGTGCTGGCCGGCAACAACCCGTTGGGCGTCGGCGCGGCGGCGTTCCTGTTCGGCGTCCTCCAGAGCGGCTCGAACTCGATCGGGACGACGACGGACGTTCCGCCCGAACTGGTCGGCATCCTCACCGGGCTGATCATCCTCTTCGTCGCGATGCCGGAGTTCTTCCGGATGGTCGGCCAGCGCTACCTCGACGTCGGGGCCGGACAGCCGGTTCGCGCCGACGGCGGCGACGGAGGTGAGACCGATGAGTGACCTGCGCGATCGGCTCTCGCGCCGGTCGATCGGCGCGGGGCTGGGCGCTCTCGCAGTTCTGTGGGTCGTCGTCGGTCTCCTGGCCCCCGACTCGTGGCCGGGCGTCCTGCTCTCGATCGCGGCCAGCCCGAGCACCCACACGGCGACGCTCCGACTCGCCGTCCCGATCGCGCTCGCGGCGATCGGCGGCATCTTCGCCGAGAAGAGCGGCGTCATCAACATCGGCATCGAGGGGCTGCTCATCGTCTCGGCCTTTAGCTCGATCATCGCCGTCCACCGGCTCGGCGACGGCGGCGCGACGCTTGGCCTGCCGAACCTGTGGTGGGGGCTCCTGGCCGGCGTGGCCGTCAGCGTGCTCTTCGCGTTGCTCTTCGCGATCGTCTGTATCGAGTTCAAGGCCGACCAGATCATCGCGGGCCTGGCGATCTGGCTCATCTCGCTGGGCCTGGCGCCGTTCGCCTCGCGGATCGTCTTCGGCAGTCCGAACATCCCGGGCGTCACGCGGTTCGGCGACGTGACGATCCCGGTGCTGTCGGAGATTCCGCTGCTTGGCTACCTGCTGTTCGACACCGAACCGCAGGTGTACATCATGCTCGTCGGCGCCGTCGCGGGCTGGTACCTGCTCTCCCGGACGAACTTCGGGCGGTGGGTGGTCGCCAGCGGCGAGAACCCGAAGGCCCTGGACACGGCCGGCGTCGACGTCCGCAAGGTCCGGTACGCCGCCGTGCTCCTCTCAGGTGTGTTCGCCGGTCTGGGCGGCGCCGGCTTCGCGCTGGGCCACCTCGGCACGTTCGCCGGCGGCGGCGACACGGCGATCGGCGGCCGCGGGTTCATCGCGATCGCGACCTACCTGCTCGCGAACTACCATCCGATCGGCGCCCTGCTCGGCTCGTTCCTCTTCGCCGGGCTCAACTCGGTCCAGACCACGCTCCAGTCGGCCGG is a window of Natrinema salifodinae DNA encoding:
- a CDS encoding phosphohexomutase domain-containing protein, which gives rise to MTLFGTAGIRGPVEEVSPSLALAVGQAAGDPGETFVVGRDGRETGSALAAAMEAGLESAGADVRRVGQVPTPALAFASQGRRGVMLTASHNPPEDNGIKLFDDGVEYDSDAEGTIDDRVASDDPGLARWDEWGDAERLSVLDRYRDAVVEYVRDRFGGRDGDDATADAPLAGLRIGVDCGNGMGAVATPQVLERLGATVVAINATVDGHFPGRESKPTPETLSDFSAFLADGAFDLGLAHDGDADRLVVLGPDGDVIHEDTVLAVVAARYAADSDADDPVVVTTPNASARIDERVRAAGGRVERVRLGSLHEGIARERAAGDEATEIVFAAEPWKHIHTAFGGWIDGVASAAVVAALVAEAGDTAALREPVTERPYRKVSVECPDRAKTDVMAALETDLPSAFPEAAVDTDYGVRLEFEDASWLLVRPSGTEPYVRLYAESDSVDDLVAEARAVIEGAVADAT
- a CDS encoding ABC transporter permease, which produces MSDLRDRLSRRSIGAGLGALAVLWVVVGLLAPDSWPGVLLSIAASPSTHTATLRLAVPIALAAIGGIFAEKSGVINIGIEGLLIVSAFSSIIAVHRLGDGGATLGLPNLWWGLLAGVAVSVLFALLFAIVCIEFKADQIIAGLAIWLISLGLAPFASRIVFGSPNIPGVTRFGDVTIPVLSEIPLLGYLLFDTEPQVYIMLVGAVAGWYLLSRTNFGRWVVASGENPKALDTAGVDVRKVRYAAVLLSGVFAGLGGAGFALGHLGTFAGGGDTAIGGRGFIAIATYLLANYHPIGALLGSFLFAGLNSVQTTLQSAGYAIPTELIRTIPHMTVIVVLVFVGRTRLPDAAGDHYESGED
- a CDS encoding MaoC family dehydratase, with the translated sequence MSHQNAGESNFAAMTNAWSAMTRGFLRTATAANRAAASAMRSPIDAANGAEDDRVAPSVPSINYSDLNWQFDRTVDDPDHISVGDTVTFEKALTDEDVRAFAAVSGDTNRLHLDEAFAGETRFSERIVHGTLVSGLISAALARLPGLTIYLSQDLEFSGPVGIGDRVSARVEIVEDLGNDQYRLETVVRNEDDDATVIDGEAVVLIDDLPADAD
- a CDS encoding ABC transporter ATP-binding protein, with product MTEPGMGTTDGTGPTEGTGVRAADQRTTGSDLAIHLDGITKRFPGVVANDDVDLRVERGTVHALLGENGAGKTTLMNVLYGLYQPEEGRVVVDGQERSFDSPRDAIDAGIGMIHQHFMLVDPMTVAENIALGNEPTKWFGMAVDRDRIDREVRDLCDRYGFDVDPQTTVEDLSVGVQQRVEILKALFRGADVLILDEPTAVLTPQEVEDLYDVLDELTAQGKTIIFITHKLEEATHAADAITVLRDGKSVGTVDPERTNREDLAERMVGREVLLEAESDPVETGDVVLSTENVSVEDARGVEVVSGIDLDVRAGEIVGIAGVDGNGQAELIEAITGLRTPDEGTVSYEGANVTDWSRRRRIENGMAYIPEDRHERGLVMSFDLVENGVLGSQRSPEFASGGRIDWPGVRGHAEEIIETYDVRPPNADADARSFSGGNQQKFIVGREFERDPSLVVATHPTRGVDIGSTEFIHDRLLDLRQQGVAVLLVSSNLDEVRSLSDRLAVIYEGEFIDVTDPETVTEEELGLLMAGQRPGVDGTGTGADADATTGTGDAAGTGNGGELR
- a CDS encoding BMP family lipoprotein produces the protein MARDRRQFLTGAGAVGLAGIAGCVGGFGDEGDADVQVGMVYATGGLGDDSFNDMAKQGIEEASNEFSLAFDETEPSSEGEFAGAQRDYAESGEYDLICCIGYAQVEALSENAPEYPDQNFIIVDETVEEDNVRSYLFGEPEGSFQVGHLAGLLTDEEFAAGAGETNPNESVVGFVGGTESPLIESFEAGFRAGVEYADTGAEVASTYVGEFNNTAGGQEAARSLYQNRGADIIFHAAGRTGIGVFQAAQEEGRFAIGVDDDQSESNPGYADVILASMVKRVDTAIYSAAEAVVNDEFAGGETETLGLEQDGVGAEYGAEIGGEIPEEIKSQLEESEQAIIDGEIDVPNEP
- a CDS encoding ABC transporter permease, whose translation is MSAAKDRLDRLLERLIQASVLERVVISVAALFAAVLIGGVLVFISGGFASCRSGLDVAGMTFCYNPMQVYYELFLGALGHPLDGGWSPVNYRLATTLREATLLIFAGLSVAVAFRAGLLNIGTQGQLVVGGLATAVTVVYAASIVPGGFVGTVVLIPLGVLAGAIAGGLYGALPGVLKAYADANEVITTIMLNFVAAGVTSTMLSRWFQDPDSTNPRTEPVPEYAEIPSIGFQAGFSVLALAFAVALMLGIAWLLARTSFGYELRTSGIQPAAAAYGGVDEKRMTVASMTLSGALGGVAGAFWVLMVHGSWLENVPSIGFDGIAVSVLAGNNPLGVGAAAFLFGVLQSGSNSIGTTTDVPPELVGILTGLIILFVAMPEFFRMVGQRYLDVGAGQPVRADGGDGGETDE